The genomic window TTGAAATCCAAATGGATCAATGAGAAGGGCATGTACCAGGGACAATTCTTGTCCTAAAGGACTTGGTGTTTCTGTACCTGATAATTGGATTCAACCTTCATAATCCCTAattccccctcccaccctctcagTGCTCTCCTTCATGAGCCTCCTTCCAACTTCCCCAACACCTCCAAGCCCTCCGAAGTCTCTTCTGCCCTCCTGTCTGACCAGCCTGCTGGGCAGGGAGAGGAGCTGCCACTCCACAGAGCCTGTGTTCCTGGAGTATGGGAGCCTCCTCTAAACACCTGGAGTCTGGAGATCTGAGGAACTGCTCCATCCTCGGTGTCAGAAACTGCTCCTCCCTCTAACCTGCTTTCTCTAGGCTGCAGTACTTCCCTCTTCCTTCGAGCTTCTCCATGAGGATGCAGGCTAGAGGGAGGAGCAGTTTCTTGTGATGCAGGGTGGCTTGTTGATTGATTGGTGGATTCACCTAGTGCTTAACCAGTTGCTGGGCACAAGCTAAGTGCTTTAGAAACCAGAACACATTTGACCACTCAAGGAAAGTGCTCTTTTCATCCTCAGTCACACTTTCGGAGCCTGAGGCATCATTGAACCTCAAGCAGATGGATTCTCATTTGTTCAGGGATTGGACTACTAATGGGGCAGGAGCATTGCCTATTTGTTATTTGTCCAGCCTGCCCTAAGAAAAGATCTGTAGGGAAATGGAAAGATAGTGTTTGTGCTGATTTTCTGTTCACCAATCGGTCAATACAATTGGTGAGAAAGTTTTAGTAAGCAGAGTTAAGTTCTTCTATTTCCCACTCATCAtaaaaaattgtactttaaaatgAGTGTGGGTCCCCTAATAAACTCCAAATAGACTAAAACCAAAAAGCCCACCTTGTTTGTGGAGCCATCAGACTGGGCCATTAAGGTTGAATTTTCTTTCCAAGGATGGGAAGTTGGGAGAATCAGTAACGACACGGGCCCCCAGAATGACACAAGCCAATCCCAGGCCTAGAGCATCCCTGCAGTGCCTGGGCCCTGTTTCTCCTCTTGTAGCACCCAGTGACTGTGGGGGCCACTATACGGATGAATACGGCAGGATCTTCAACTACGTTGGTCCGAAAACTGAATGTGTTTGGATCATCGAGTTGAACCCCGGGAACATAGTCACGGTGGCCATTCCAGAACTCAAGTGAGTACTGGGGTTGTGAGTTTTCTTTGATGATATTGTTATTTCTAGAAAGGATCCCATCTTGACTTCTTATGGTTCACCCTCCACAGCCATTTGACACACAATTTGACTGCATTTTCACTTCATGTTGAAAGCTTTACACTGACTCGTTATTTTCCGAACAAAGTTTATCTTCTTGTCGTGCCTTTCTCATTCTTCACAATTGGCTTCTCTTCTCTGCTCACTTCTCATCACTTCTCTCTGGACCCTGCTATGGGCTGAGCCATTACACTGAGTTTCCTGGACACACCAAAGTCCAGCAGCTCCTTGCATTTGGTCATacctgccctctgcctggaatgcatCCTTCAATCCCTGCCAGACTCATCTGCCCTCTGCAAAGGGTTTTCATGTTGTATTTCATGAGTTAGCTCAAGGCCAACAACCTCCAAAACAATAAAACCACTTTCCTGACTCTCTGCAGAGGAGGAGAGATCTTTTTCTCACAGGAGTTTACATAATACCCCTGGAATGCTCTACACTAGTGTAATATTACTCTTGCCTATGACTTCATTTGTGTCTACTAGGAGTCTGTCTTTGGATTGCaggtatttttcttaaataaatgaatgaatgaatgaagtgataAAGCCACAGAAGGCATTTCCAATGCAGCGTAAGTTACTGCATTGCTATCCCAGGGCACTGTTCACTGATTTCAGCATGGAAACCACATTTCCATCAATTCCAGACCAAGCCAAACAGCCCACAATTGTGGATGAGACAAATGGTGGAACTGTGTGACCCAGAGGTCCTGTCCCCTCCAGACAGCCTAAGGGCTCAGAATCCCACTATGTTATGCAGTTCTATGGGATCAAGGACACTTCAAGACAGCTGCCTCAAATACAGGGTTTAAACTATCTGCCCAACTTGAGGCCCAGGGATTCAAAAAAGGACGTGTTGCCAAACAGACTCAGATGGGGAAACAAGGAGAGAAGGAGGTTGAGGGGGGACCTGGAATGAAAGCGTTGTGTACTTCCTGTGTCATAATTTCCCCAGGGCCAGAGGAATGGGCAGCTATGGACATTTTCTCACATTGTCCCTTTGTCCTTTTCAAAGTTGATTTTGAATTTGATTGTCCTTGGCACCAAGGAGGAACTCAGGCTGGGCCAACAGCAAGCCCTGTGTGTATCCTGGTGGGGTGTCTCTTTGTTGCCTTGTTATACCCCAGAAAGGCTCCAGCCCCTCTCTTGTGAACTGAGACCAGCTGGGGGCTGAGGATGAGGGGTGGAGATCAGGACTGGAAAAGcacagggaggagagggaagtaGGAAGTTCTACCAGTTACTGAGAGATCCCATGTACAGCTTGTCTCTCACAGAATGGAGATGGAGACCCCTCTCTCCTCTGCCGTGGGTAAGCAAGGCCAAACTTATGCTAGTGGGGGGTCATGCTTCACCTCTTCCTGTCCCATCTGCCAGCGGAGAGGAAGGCAGGAACCAGGGAGTGGCATCCACACACTCATTTCTGATGATTTTTGTCCTGACACAGAGGTTGTGGTTTAAGGAAACATACCACTCTGCTGGCTGCATTCTCTGTTTGGGGAACTTGAAACACAGCTGATGTTTTGACTAAAATTCCTGGGTTGGAATCCTAGGGCCATGGGCTGGGCTTCCTAGAAGACATGGAAACCATGAGACTGGGAAGCTACCTGCTGCCCTGGTGGAGGGGAAGGTTTCTGGGAAGATGGAGGGGGTGCTCGGGCCCCTGCTTGCGTTATCGAAGAACCGACAAACTTTCCTTCTTTCGTTCTCATCTGCCCTTGCACTTCTCTTGAGCAAAGCTGTTGGGATCTAGCGAGGATTCATTGGTGGAGGGAGGTGGTAGCCTGGCTGGAGGACAAGTTCAAATGCTGATGGTTGCCTTTTCTTCTGACCCAGAGGATTTGTATGTGGCAAAGAGTACGTGGAAGTGCTGGATGGACCTCCAGGGTCTGAGTCCTTGGGCAGGATTTGTGAAGCCTTCAGTACATTCTATCACTCTTCTTccaacatcatcaccatcaagtACTCCAGAGAACCCAGTCATCCACCCACtttctttgaaatatattacTTTGTTGACGCTTGGTCAACACATTAATAGGTAGGTGGGGGGAAGAGGCACCTGCTAATGCTCCCCTGCTCTGCCCGAGCCTGGCTCTGCATATGTTGGGCAGAGGTTACACCTGGGACTGCAGAAATAAGATTGAGTCACAGTTCTCCTGGACCAGCGTTGGGTGAGGGAGAGGGAGTGTGACCCTGTGACCCTTCCAGAAAAAAGATATGGGTTCTGTCCCAGCGTTCCTGTACAACCACATCTTTGGGGTTAGAAGATCATATGTGATAACTTTCTTTATCGTTCCTATCTTCTTGATATAGAAGCGTGTATCTCTGAGAAGCCATCTTTCTCTCTATTGATCTTATTATAAGCCCTGTGGCATTTTCTAGTGTATT from Theropithecus gelada isolate Dixy chromosome 9, Tgel_1.0, whole genome shotgun sequence includes these protein-coding regions:
- the LOC112631957 gene encoding carbohydrate-binding protein AQN-1-like, yielding MRLSRAFAWPLLCSIATTVTAPFATAPSDCGGHYTDEYGRIFNYVGPKTECVWIIELNPGNIVTVAIPELKGFVCGKEYVEVLDGPPGSESLGRICEAFSTFYHSSSNIITIKYSREPSHPPTFFEIYYFVDAWSTH